TCAATATCTAGTTCTTCTAACAGGACTTTGATGAGATCACCGATATTCTCTTTACTGGTCTCATGTTCTGGAAGGGGCGTCATAATCTCCAAAATGCCGTTTTTGTAGGCAATACGAGCTGAACGATGCTCACCCAGTTCCTGGAGAATATCTTCAAATTCTGGCCAGCCAACATTTTCCAGCAACACACGCTGACCAGGGGGGACATGAATCTGTCTGACTTGTAGCATCACCATAAGTTCTAGGATAGTGCATAAAGAAAAATTCAATGGAGAGGTCAAAAGGGTCTGACTTTAAGGCTTTCAAAGTCCAAGCGAGACAATCTGCTATAGGCCGTAGAATGACCTATAGTGCCTCTACTTCCTCATCCTGCTGCCTGTATGACCTCTACCCCAGATTTTTTAAGCCACCTTAATCCTTCTCAACGACAGGCGGTTGAACACTTTTGCGGTCCTCTTTTGGTAGTGGCGGGTGCCGGTTCTGGTAAGACTCGTGCTTTGACCTACCGGATTTCTAACCTCGTTCTTACTCACCGCATCAATCCTGAGAATATTCTGGCGGTGACCTTCACGAATAAGGCCGCCAAGGAAATGAAGGCGCGGATTGAGAAGCTGTTCGCCGATCGCATTGCCCAAGAGAAGCACGGTAAGCCGCTGGATTTGCTCGCTCCCTATGAGCAGACGAAGTTGCGATCGCACGTCTATAAAACCATCACGAAACCCTTGTGGATTGGCACCTTCCACAGCCTTTGCGCCCGCCTTCTGCGCATGGAGATCCATAAATATCAGGACGAACAGGGCCGCAAATGGGAACGTAACTTCTCTATCTTTGACGAATCCGATGTGCAGAGCCTCATTAAAGATATCGTCGTCAATAAACTCAACCTCGACGATCGCAAGTTTCCTCCTCGCTCTGTCCGGTTTGCGATCAGCAACGCCAAAAACCAAGGCTGGTCCCCAGATGAACTGGAAGCCAATCAGCAGGACTTCCGGGGGCGCGTGATTGCTGAAGTCTATCGCGCCTATCAAGATGGCCTTGCTGCCAACAACGCCCTCGACTTCGATGACTTGATTCGGGTACTGGTTTTACTGCTGAAGCAAAACGAGCAGACCCTCGCTTACTGGCACCAACAGTTCCATCACATCTTGGTGGATGAATACCAAGACACAAACCGCACTCAGTACGACATGCTCAGTCTGCTTGCCACGAACGGTGCAGATGCAAAAACCTTCAAGAGCTGGCAAAATCGCTCAGTCTTCGTGGTTGGAGATGCAGACCAGTCGATCTATTCCTTTAGAGCGGCTGACTTCAGGATTCTGATGGGTTTTCAGCAGGACTTTGGTGATGACCTGCCGGATGACGATACCCGCACAATGGTCAAGCTAGAGGAGAATTATCGCTCCACCGAAAATATTCTCCAGGCTGCCAACGTTCTGATTGACAACAACACCGAGCGGATTGATAAGGTACTTAAGCCCACGCGGGGCAAAGGCGAACCGATCTACTGCTACCGCGCTGATGATGAGTTGCAAGAAGCTGACTTTGTCGTCGGTCAAATCCGGCAGCTAGAGCAGCAGCACCCCGAAGTGCAATGGGGCGACTTTGCGATTCTCTACCGCACCAACGCCCAATCCCGTGCCTTTGAGGAGACTCTTGTGCGCTGGGCGATTCCCTATACCGTGGTTGGGGGACTGAAGTTTTACGATCGCCGCGAAGTCAAAGATATCTTGGCCTACCTGCGCCTGATCGTGAACCCTGCCGATAGTGTCAGCCTTAAGCGCGTCATCAACACGCCTCGACGCGGTATTGGTAAAACTACAATGGACCGGCTGACCCAGGCTGCGCAAGAACTCGGAGTCCCTACCTGGGAAATTCTTAGCGATGAGGCCACGGTCAAAACTTTAGCGTCACGGGGTTCTAGAAATATCCTGGGCTTTGTCGATATGATTCGCCTGTGGCAAAGCCAGGTGGATACATTGCCTGCCACCGAGATCATCCAGGGTATCTTGGACAACTCTGGCTATATCCGCAACCTGCAGGATCAAGACACAGACGAAGCTGAAGATCGAATCGGCAACGTTAAGGAACTCTACAACGCCGCCCAGCAGTTTGCTGAAGAAAACGGGGATGATTCTCTGCTGTCTTTCTTGGCCAATGCAGCCTTAGCTTCTGATGCAGACGACAAAGAAGATTCCACAACAGTCTCAATGATGACGCTGCACTCAGCGAAGGGGCTGGAGTTTCCGATTGTCTTCTTAGTGGGTATTGAGCAAGGTCTGTTCCCTAATTTCCGATCATTGGATGACCCTGCAGCCCTAGAAGAGGAGCGGCGGCTCTGCTATGTCGGCATTACCCGCGCCCAGGAGCGGCTGTTCTTATCCCATGCTCGTGAGCGCCGCCTGTACGGTTCGCGAGAGCCAGCGATTCCGTCTGCTTTTTTGTCGGAACTGCCGCGAGATTTAATTGAAACGAATACGCCTACAGCCATTCCCTCTCAGGGGATAGAGATGTTCTCGAGTGCGCCGCCTCAGAAAAAATTACCGAATACGAATGCTCGGGATTGGGCTGTGGGCGATCGCCTAGTTCATAAAGGCTATGGCCTGGGAGAGGTGACCCACATTTTTGGAGCAGGAAATAAAATCTGTTTAGCTGTGAAGTTCCCAAACTTGGGTAAGAAGATTATTGATCCCAACATTACTGTGTTGGAAAGAGTTGAGTAGATCGTTCTGATGTCTAAAAACTTATGTGCAAAGAGAGAAACTCATTGTGAAGTCAAAGCGAAATTACTTTGACTTCACTTTATCTACAAGTCCTTTGACACCGTTGAAAGTCTTAGTCATCACCTGACGTGCTATTGCTTCTCGCTTAAGCCGATCATTCTCCTTGACTAGGCCAGCAATACGATCATTTAAGCTCTGAATGTCTCCACGCAATTGGATATTCTTCTTCTTTGCTTGATCTTTGTCAATTGTCAGTTCGCGAGTTCGAATATCCTGATTGACTACTTTTTGTTTGAGGTCAGAGGTGTTATTCTCTCGTAGCATTTGATCTTTACGATTATTATCGAGTTTTAGGCTCCGGATCTCAATGTTTTTTTCATGTAGAGTATTTTTCAAATCAGTGACTTCAAGAGTGACTCTCTCTAGAGCCTTTTTTAATTCAAAGAAGTCATCGTTAAACATATAAGGCTTCTCCAGGGGCTGAAAGTAGTCAGTTCTAATACACATCTATGGTTCCCCTTCTTTTAAGTTAGAAGATCACATGATGGAGACAGGCTTGCTAACATAGCCCTAGTCTGAGATCAGAAAATCGAAACTGATGCAGCAGGTAAGCTAGATTTGTGTGGGATAGAAGCCCTGGCAGACTATGAGGTTAGCAACGCGAGAGAAATTTGAAAGAAGGATTCAGTTGTGGCGATCGCAAGTTCCTCAACCCAGCTCTACACCGTTGAAGAATATCTAGATCGAGAAACTCAATCTGATATTCGTAGCGAGTACCGCAATGGAGAAATCATTCCCATGACGGGAGGCACTCCCGCGCACAATAAAATTATTAGCGCCTTAAATGCACTTCTATGGTTTGGTCTCCGGGGACAAGCCTTCAGTCTTTTTGCCTCAGACCAGCGCCTTTGGATCCCTAACTGCAATCTTTATACCTATCCTGATGTCATGGTGGTTGCGAATCCATTAGATTTACAGGCCGGACGAACCGATACGGTCACGAATCCGATTCTAGTAGCTGAAGTTCTGTCTAAGTCAACGAAGGACTATGACCGAGATGAAAAGTTTTCGGCCTACCGGACCATAGACACATTTACAGAGTATCTACTCATTGACCAGTATCAGCAAAGAGTCGAACAATATGTACGACAGGAAGCCAATCAATGGCTACTTACGGTTCATGAGGGGCAGGCAGCGAGCATATCTCTTGCTTCTGTACCAGTTGAGATTACACTCACTGAACTCTATGAGACAGTAGAACTTAAATCAGACGGTTGAAGTATTGATGGTATCGATTCAAAATCAAGTGGTTCTGGTTACTGGCGCTAGTAGCGGTATCGGCATGGCCTGCGCGAAAGCTTTTGCTGCAACCGGTGCCAAGCTCATTTTGGCGGCTCGCCGAGAGGATCGCTTACAGACGCTAGCGACCGCTCTCAAAGATGAATTTGGGGTAGAGAGTTACGTGCTGGTGCTGGATGTTTGCGATCGCAACCAAACACAAACCCAGCTCAACTCCCTGCCTGAACCCTGGTCAAATATCGACATCTTAGTAAACAACGCCGGACTCAGCCGAGGACTCAACAAGCTGCACGAGGGCAGCATCCAAGACTGGGAAGAAATGATCGACACCAACGTTAAGGGACTGCTGTACGTTACCCGCGCATTGGTTCCCGGTATGGTGGAGCGTCAGCAAGGGCACATCATTAATATTGGCTCCATTGCCGGACATGAAACTTACCCCAACGGCAATGTTTACTGCGCTACTAAAGCCGCCGTTCGCGCCATCTCAGAAGGGCTCAAGCAAGATTTATTGGGGACGCCAGTGCGTGTCTCATCCGTGGATCCAGGACTCGTGGAAACAGAATTTAGCGACGTTCGCTTTCGAGGCGACACCGACCGAGCCGAAAAGGTTTACCAGAATCTGACGCCTCTCACCCCTGAAGACGTTGCGGATGTCGTCCTGTTCTGTGCAACCCGACCCGCCCACGTCAACCTCAGCGAAGTTTTGCTGCTTCCCACCGATCAGTCTGGAGCCACACTGGTTCATCGACGCTCACCATGACCCAGCTAGGAATTCTGGATGATAGCGCTTTCACTCGTCCTGCCAATGGGCAAACGCTCTCGTTCCCGCTACAGATTGTGGGCGGTTCTACCGCTGCTTATTCCGCTGCCTTGGGCGCACTCCAGGCTGGAACTAAGATCTGCCTCGTTCAGCCTCACTTGGTTCTAGGCGGGCAGTTTACCGCTCAAGCGCTCCCGGCCTCTGATGATGGCCGCTTACTGACGCCCTACGACCAGATCCCGCCGGAGCAACGAGATCCGCAGCAGCTTCGCAATAGTGAGGAATTTGCGCTGTCGCGATCGCAACGTCAATTTCGCAATCGCCAGCGCCAGCTTCAGCCCGTTGCCGGAAAAGTCATCCAAAATCCAGGCGGAAGCTGGGTCAGTCATCTTTCTGTGACGCCTGTTGTGGCTGCAATTGCCCTTAACGAAGCGATTCTTCCTTTTCTTGAGAGTGGACAGCTCACCCTGATCCCTTTTGCTGAACCGATAGAAGTCCTGTTCCAACAAGAACCGGAAGCGTATAGACGCATCATTGGCATTGTCTTTAGAGACAGCCAAACCCAGCATCAGTTTACGGTCCACAGTCAGATCACGATTGAAGCAACAGACCTCGGAGACTTGCTAGAGCTAGGCCAAATCGAATCTCGTATCGGTCAAGAATCAAGATCTGAAACGGGCGAAGCGGCTCTGCCAGAGACGGCCTACCCTGATTGCCAGCAGGCGATTACCGTCTGTGCCGTTGTCGAGCGCAATCTAGGCCCATGCCTTCCACCACCTGAGGGCTATAACCAGGAACCTTGGCTGCAGGCTCAGGACTTCACCTGTGACTTTTGGTTTCAGTCAAATCACCAATGGCAGCGGCAGTGTTTCTACGATCCTGACGGGATGTTTCGCTATCGACGGCTACAGCGGAGTGTGGCTGATGATCGGGCGCGAGTCGGAGACGTAACGGTTCTCAACTGGTCTACGAGTCCTCTTGGCTGCAATGACAGACCGCCGGATCCTGATGCAGCTTTGGGATGTGGGAATGACTATGTGCCGGGTGTGTTGGTGGGCATTCGTCGCGCAGAGCGACAGGAGCAGATTAAACGGGCTTGCGATCGCACCCAAGCCTACGTCCACTTTTTGCAAACTGAAACGGGCGATCTCAAACCTCGGGGCGATCTCACCTGGACTGCTAACGGTATTGCGCTCGCCCCCTATATTCGAGAGGCTCGTCGAGGTATCGCCCTAACCACTATTCGACATCAAGATGTGGCAAAAAAGTTCTTCCCGGATGCTGTGCGCGCCCGCACCTTCGGCGATAGCGTTGGTATCGGTCAATATCACTACCTTGATATGCATCCCAATGATGCCCCCGGTCAAGTCGAGTTAGGAGACGGTCACGATGCTTTGCCTTTTACTATTCCCCTGGGTGCTCTGATTCCCGAACGGACTGACGGCCTAATTCTGTCTTCCAAAAGCATTGGCACCACCCACATCACCAATGCGGCCTATCGGATGCATCCGGCAGAGTGGGCAATCGGCGAAGCGGGCGGACATCTAGCGGCCTTTGCCCTTCAAAATGAGATTAGTGTCCGAGACACTGCGGCTCACCATATCCGCCAATTTCAGCACCAGCTCACACAGGCGGGTATCCCCATCGTTTGGCTGAATGATGTTTCTCACGACGATCTTGACTTCGCTGCAATCCAGGTCCTCGCGACTGCGCTATTGTCCCAAATCTCCGGCACTCTCCCCCCAGCATTGGGGGGCCGGGGGGGCCAACGCAGCAGGGCTGAATTGGCTCAACCTGAGGCCAGTACATCCAGTGTCGATTTGGATAGAGGCTTTATTGATCAAGCAAGTTTGGGGTTTGGAGGGGATGCGATCTCAACTCCCAAACTCTTCGCGACCGCCTTGACCGGGCTGATCGGCTCTTGTCAAGATCTAGCAGCGCCACAGGATATCAGCCTCCAGCACTGGGCAGAGCAGAATCTGCTCACCCCGATCCAAGCACTAGATCCCCATCAGCCCCTGACCCGTCATCTTTTATCTCAGCTATTTCAGACCTTAGAACCGCAGACCCGCGCACGACTTGCCGCTGCGCTTCCCGAACCTCAATCAGCTCTTCGTCGGAGAGATATCGCTGGAATTCTCCATGCGTTAGTGAATTGAAAAGAGCGAGAATAAGGCCGCATTCTCATCAAAGAGACAGGCTGTTAGCCCTAGCCCCGGCTCATTCCACAGCAGCGTGGCAAAACTCATTTGCTCCATGTCTGAGAATTACGTTAAATTTAGTTAAGATAGAAGAATCTTAAATAAACGCCAAATTTTGTTCAAAGCTGACTCTGTGGCGTTACAAGGCCACAGAGCCTGGAATAGTTCGCACAATAGGCCATTCTTCCAGCATCCAGCAATACAAGTCCGTTTCTATTGTCATCGAGAGTTCAATACCCTATGAAAACATCCTGGAAAACCATACTGTTGTGGAGTTTGCCTGCCCTATTCCTGGCTTTTTTCCTTTGGCAGGGC
The genomic region above belongs to Acaryochloris thomasi RCC1774 and contains:
- the pcrA gene encoding DNA helicase PcrA yields the protein MTSTPDFLSHLNPSQRQAVEHFCGPLLVVAGAGSGKTRALTYRISNLVLTHRINPENILAVTFTNKAAKEMKARIEKLFADRIAQEKHGKPLDLLAPYEQTKLRSHVYKTITKPLWIGTFHSLCARLLRMEIHKYQDEQGRKWERNFSIFDESDVQSLIKDIVVNKLNLDDRKFPPRSVRFAISNAKNQGWSPDELEANQQDFRGRVIAEVYRAYQDGLAANNALDFDDLIRVLVLLLKQNEQTLAYWHQQFHHILVDEYQDTNRTQYDMLSLLATNGADAKTFKSWQNRSVFVVGDADQSIYSFRAADFRILMGFQQDFGDDLPDDDTRTMVKLEENYRSTENILQAANVLIDNNTERIDKVLKPTRGKGEPIYCYRADDELQEADFVVGQIRQLEQQHPEVQWGDFAILYRTNAQSRAFEETLVRWAIPYTVVGGLKFYDRREVKDILAYLRLIVNPADSVSLKRVINTPRRGIGKTTMDRLTQAAQELGVPTWEILSDEATVKTLASRGSRNILGFVDMIRLWQSQVDTLPATEIIQGILDNSGYIRNLQDQDTDEAEDRIGNVKELYNAAQQFAEENGDDSLLSFLANAALASDADDKEDSTTVSMMTLHSAKGLEFPIVFLVGIEQGLFPNFRSLDDPAALEEERRLCYVGITRAQERLFLSHARERRLYGSREPAIPSAFLSELPRDLIETNTPTAIPSQGIEMFSSAPPQKKLPNTNARDWAVGDRLVHKGYGLGEVTHIFGAGNKICLAVKFPNLGKKIIDPNITVLERVE
- a CDS encoding Uma2 family endonuclease, with translation MAIASSSTQLYTVEEYLDRETQSDIRSEYRNGEIIPMTGGTPAHNKIISALNALLWFGLRGQAFSLFASDQRLWIPNCNLYTYPDVMVVANPLDLQAGRTDTVTNPILVAEVLSKSTKDYDRDEKFSAYRTIDTFTEYLLIDQYQQRVEQYVRQEANQWLLTVHEGQAASISLASVPVEITLTELYETVELKSDG
- a CDS encoding SDR family oxidoreductase; its protein translation is MVSIQNQVVLVTGASSGIGMACAKAFAATGAKLILAARREDRLQTLATALKDEFGVESYVLVLDVCDRNQTQTQLNSLPEPWSNIDILVNNAGLSRGLNKLHEGSIQDWEEMIDTNVKGLLYVTRALVPGMVERQQGHIINIGSIAGHETYPNGNVYCATKAAVRAISEGLKQDLLGTPVRVSSVDPGLVETEFSDVRFRGDTDRAEKVYQNLTPLTPEDVADVVLFCATRPAHVNLSEVLLLPTDQSGATLVHRRSP
- a CDS encoding FAD-dependent oxidoreductase — encoded protein: MTQLGILDDSAFTRPANGQTLSFPLQIVGGSTAAYSAALGALQAGTKICLVQPHLVLGGQFTAQALPASDDGRLLTPYDQIPPEQRDPQQLRNSEEFALSRSQRQFRNRQRQLQPVAGKVIQNPGGSWVSHLSVTPVVAAIALNEAILPFLESGQLTLIPFAEPIEVLFQQEPEAYRRIIGIVFRDSQTQHQFTVHSQITIEATDLGDLLELGQIESRIGQESRSETGEAALPETAYPDCQQAITVCAVVERNLGPCLPPPEGYNQEPWLQAQDFTCDFWFQSNHQWQRQCFYDPDGMFRYRRLQRSVADDRARVGDVTVLNWSTSPLGCNDRPPDPDAALGCGNDYVPGVLVGIRRAERQEQIKRACDRTQAYVHFLQTETGDLKPRGDLTWTANGIALAPYIREARRGIALTTIRHQDVAKKFFPDAVRARTFGDSVGIGQYHYLDMHPNDAPGQVELGDGHDALPFTIPLGALIPERTDGLILSSKSIGTTHITNAAYRMHPAEWAIGEAGGHLAAFALQNEISVRDTAAHHIRQFQHQLTQAGIPIVWLNDVSHDDLDFAAIQVLATALLSQISGTLPPALGGRGGQRSRAELAQPEASTSSVDLDRGFIDQASLGFGGDAISTPKLFATALTGLIGSCQDLAAPQDISLQHWAEQNLLTPIQALDPHQPLTRHLLSQLFQTLEPQTRARLAAALPEPQSALRRRDIAGILHALVN